From Psychroflexus torquis ATCC 700755, the proteins below share one genomic window:
- a CDS encoding alpha/beta fold hydrolase: MFIICICNSLKFFPSSENNLRPEMKKSEVITESENLLSASQLPKLIAENAMPTYKRDIYIGKTPENMPPTLIIHGTLDPKTHISGAIRNFEQLSKNNPVTFIKVTDAPHFIALFAPDSFAAVVSKFIKGQPIKNKTISDKNTTLK, encoded by the coding sequence ATGTTCATTATATGTATATGCAATTCTTTAAAGTTTTTTCCATCTTCTGAAAACAATTTAAGACCAGAGATGAAAAAGAGTGAGGTTATCACAGAATCAGAAAATCTATTATCTGCAAGTCAGCTACCAAAATTAATAGCCGAAAACGCAATGCCTACTTATAAACGAGATATATATATTGGAAAAACACCTGAGAATATGCCGCCAACTCTAATTATACATGGAACCTTAGACCCTAAAACTCATATTTCTGGTGCCATTCGTAATTTTGAGCAACTATCAAAAAATAATCCTGTTACTTTTATAAAGGTCACAGATGCACCCCACTTTATAGCTCTTTTTGCCCCAGATAGTTTTGCCGCAGTTGTTTCCAAATTTATAAAAGGTCAACCTATAAAAAATAAAACAATAAGTGATAAAAATACAACATTGAAATAG
- a CDS encoding serine hydrolase domain-containing protein, with protein MKIILLFLLVLTLIYLILPNQKIKSNAAKNSDDYIIAKMEEIAIPGMAVSVIRDGEVVLLKGYGYANVKSQKKVDIHTPFYIASISKPILGIALLKLVDQEKLDLNQDINSYLPFRIDNPNYSLKAITVHNLATHTSSINDYYDIDNYAISKNAEISLSKHIKSLLTPSGNLYNQGEFFKNTPAGTEREYSNLGAGVAGLVLESITKESLAEFTSREIFHPLKMENTGWSLAEFEMNKLATRYNVKQCVPFFNLCADTNTPITNYLISKIFNPPFENKTFIEYPHYGNHQYPDEGLTASINDLSILIKTVFNKGKKGDYNLLSEDSFNEMFKLQLPDSLSTRQRFFWRDNKAGLTGHSGSDPGVFTSVYFDLEKQDAVIILMNRDVDPVTENAMDDIRNKVLNYSQESVND; from the coding sequence ATGAAAATTATACTACTATTCCTCCTTGTTTTAACTTTAATTTATTTGATTTTACCAAATCAAAAAATAAAAAGTAATGCCGCTAAAAATAGTGATGACTATATTATAGCTAAAATGGAAGAAATAGCAATTCCTGGAATGGCTGTTTCTGTAATAAGAGATGGGGAAGTCGTTTTATTAAAGGGCTATGGATATGCAAACGTAAAAAGTCAAAAAAAAGTTGACATACATACACCCTTCTATATTGCTTCAATTAGCAAACCTATTTTAGGCATAGCTCTATTAAAATTGGTCGATCAAGAAAAACTGGATTTAAATCAAGATATTAATTCCTATTTGCCATTCAGAATAGATAACCCAAACTATAGTTTAAAAGCAATCACTGTTCATAATTTGGCTACGCATACCTCAAGTATAAATGATTATTATGATATTGATAATTATGCGATTAGTAAAAATGCCGAAATATCACTTTCTAAACATATCAAAAGCCTACTCACACCGAGTGGCAATTTATACAACCAAGGAGAGTTCTTCAAGAATACTCCTGCCGGAACTGAAAGAGAATATAGTAATCTTGGAGCAGGAGTTGCTGGTTTAGTTTTAGAATCTATCACAAAAGAAAGTCTTGCTGAATTTACTTCTAGAGAAATATTCCATCCTTTAAAAATGGAAAATACCGGATGGTCACTAGCAGAATTTGAAATGAATAAATTAGCTACGCGCTATAATGTAAAACAATGTGTTCCGTTTTTTAATTTATGCGCCGATACGAATACACCTATCACTAATTATTTGATTTCCAAAATTTTCAATCCCCCTTTTGAGAATAAAACCTTTATTGAATATCCTCACTATGGAAATCATCAATATCCAGATGAAGGTCTAACGGCTAGTATTAATGACCTAAGCATTTTAATAAAAACAGTGTTTAATAAAGGAAAAAAGGGTGATTATAATTTACTGTCAGAAGATTCTTTTAATGAGATGTTTAAACTCCAACTTCCCGATTCATTAAGTACTCGACAGCGTTTTTTCTGGAGAGACAATAAAGCCGGTTTAACAGGCCATTCTGGTTCCGACCCTGGGGTATTCACCAGTGTGTATTTTGATTTAGAAAAGCAGGATGCAGTTATCATTTTAATGAATAGGGACGTTGATCCAGTAACAGAAAATGCTATGGATGACATAAGAAATAAGGTATTGAATTATAGCCAAGAGAGTGTGAACGACTAA
- a CDS encoding CPBP family intramembrane glutamic endopeptidase, whose amino-acid sequence MNKKSIYIFLISMIFLWGSFVVVSLFSDPMGFISYLGFANSNSGTALSWALALLIVVLYCLSAAKLSEVKYHMFKMDKLKVVAILAAVFAGIMEEVIYRKWIMDYLDSHDFSVIVQVILSGLAFGIIHLLWGIKNKKAGVNAFISTSLLGFALAIVYLVSERSLAPCIVAHFMITALIEPGLLVAAKNDKIGYW is encoded by the coding sequence ATGAATAAAAAGTCAATTTATATTTTTTTAATTTCCATGATTTTTTTATGGGGTTCATTTGTTGTCGTTAGTTTGTTTTCTGACCCAATGGGATTTATTTCATATTTAGGATTTGCAAATAGTAATAGTGGAACTGCCTTAAGTTGGGCATTGGCATTATTAATAGTGGTTTTATATTGCTTAAGTGCAGCAAAACTATCAGAAGTAAAGTACCATATGTTCAAAATGGATAAACTAAAAGTAGTCGCAATTCTTGCAGCTGTCTTTGCAGGAATAATGGAAGAGGTTATTTATAGAAAATGGATTATGGATTATCTCGACTCACATGATTTCTCTGTTATAGTGCAGGTCATATTATCAGGTTTAGCTTTTGGAATCATCCATCTTTTATGGGGAATAAAAAACAAAAAAGCTGGGGTAAATGCTTTTATTTCCACATCCTTATTAGGCTTTGCTTTAGCCATTGTGTACTTAGTCTCAGAGCGAAGTTTAGCACCGTGCATAGTTGCTCATTTTATGATAACAGCACTTATAGAACCCGGTTTATTAGTTGCTGCAAAAAATGATAAAATAGGATACTGGTGA